Proteins found in one ANME-2 cluster archaeon genomic segment:
- a CDS encoding type IV pilin, with translation MRHIKNEEAVSPVLGVILMVAITVIVATIIAVFMFGVGEPDEAPQAKLKFSANTSDVLIKHEGGDALLLRECLITITDADNSNSLNTVNDPLNGSGTLTPGGRIAYNYTTSTTAGDIIEIMVMDEPTGQLIANVQVVVK, from the coding sequence ATGAGACATATAAAGAACGAAGAAGCAGTATCGCCAGTTCTTGGGGTTATCCTGATGGTGGCAATAACAGTGATAGTAGCAACGATCATAGCCGTGTTCATGTTTGGAGTAGGAGAACCTGATGAAGCACCGCAGGCAAAGCTGAAATTCTCAGCTAATACATCAGATGTTTTGATCAAACATGAAGGTGGAGATGCATTATTATTGAGAGAATGTCTGATAACTATAACAGATGCAGACAATAGCAACTCACTTAATACGGTTAATGACCCTCTTAATGGGTCAGGTACGTTAACACCTGGAGGAAGAATTGCTTACAATTATACAACTTCAACTACTGCAGGTGACATCATAGAGATAATGGTCATGGACGAACCTACAGGCCAGTTAATTGCAAACGTACAAGTGGTTGTTAAATAA
- a CDS encoding KaiC domain-containing protein, whose translation MMDSKSQISGKLSETCPNGRVSSGISGLDKMLNGGFPQGHIVVAMGDPGTGKTTLALQYIHDGLDKGESCIYISIEEEKESLISTAASYGWDLQEYIENNKLEFLKLDLSDIKTLARRIRVELPELIESSGASRIAIDSISLFNIMFDNSIESRIRLVDLNKTVKKSGVTALYTSEIGMKNSFHSRDGIIEYSADGILFLQQSEIGSDIRLVIRIIKMRRTLHDRLYRPYDITENAITVYPTEMVFQDEGPGV comes from the coding sequence ATGATGGATTCGAAGTCTCAAATATCAGGAAAATTATCTGAGACCTGTCCAAACGGACGTGTCTCTTCGGGTATATCCGGACTTGATAAAATGCTCAATGGTGGTTTTCCACAGGGGCATATTGTCGTTGCCATGGGTGATCCCGGTACTGGAAAGACCACACTGGCACTCCAGTATATCCACGATGGCCTGGATAAAGGAGAGTCCTGTATTTATATTAGTATCGAAGAGGAAAAGGAATCTTTAATTTCAACTGCTGCCTCCTATGGGTGGGATCTGCAGGAATACATCGAAAACAATAAACTGGAATTTTTAAAACTTGATCTGTCAGACATTAAAACCCTGGCCAGAAGGATCAGGGTCGAATTACCGGAACTTATAGAATCATCTGGAGCAAGTCGTATTGCAATTGACTCGATCTCTCTTTTCAACATTATGTTCGATAACTCTATTGAAAGCCGCATAAGGTTAGTTGATTTAAATAAGACAGTCAAAAAGTCAGGAGTCACAGCTTTATATACCTCTGAGATAGGTATGAAAAATTCTTTTCATTCAAGAGACGGAATTATCGAATACTCTGCCGACGGCATATTATTTTTACAACAAAGTGAAATTGGATCGGATATACGATTAGTAATTCGGATCATAAAAATGAGGAGAACCTTGCACGATCGGCTGTACCGGCCTTACGACATTACCGAAAATGCTATTACAGTGTATCCTACGGAAATGGTATTTCAGGATGAGGGGCCTGGTGTATAG
- a CDS encoding SIS domain-containing protein produces the protein MTSTAKFYDSIDIQLKFLEQLRHIPEEEIGGLIKVLRDFIFQADTKQKVIYGIGEGRSALALYDFLHQLLKYEPLFPATLDDPIRRYFDPDRSNMILSASGSGGTESVINYLEDAHRLGASEILITAKSNSPAYTKIKSHNGFVFLIEDIKLEKPSELAVMGSEFELKLCTLLNSVLPALDSGDVSLYYQQMDHYLKNARLLRNLENEYLRSWIDKLLNRRGHFIVDGVGRSGFVAKALGMRMTHLGQHVYIKGDATTPSFVRGDVYIPISGSGNTREILEGMLKARSKGVDVFPITVNKSSRMVELLEEWGYEDNIIFIPVEEGDMGIFHDKTPSKIRTTKLNQMRPSISEINSYIFTNAIIASAIDFLGVDEKYMKRIHW, from the coding sequence ATGACTTCCACTGCTAAATTTTATGATTCGATTGACATCCAGCTCAAATTTCTTGAACAACTCAGGCATATCCCGGAGGAAGAGATTGGCGGACTGATAAAAGTCCTGAGAGATTTTATTTTCCAGGCCGATACAAAACAAAAGGTCATATACGGCATCGGTGAGGGCAGGAGTGCACTGGCCCTATATGATTTTCTCCACCAGTTATTGAAATATGAACCGCTTTTCCCTGCCACCCTTGACGATCCCATCCGCCGCTACTTTGACCCTGACAGGTCCAACATGATATTGTCTGCATCGGGCTCAGGTGGCACTGAAAGTGTTATCAACTATCTTGAAGATGCCCACCGCCTGGGTGCAAGTGAGATACTTATCACTGCTAAAAGCAACTCGCCTGCCTATACAAAAATAAAATCACACAATGGTTTTGTCTTCCTGATCGAAGATATAAAACTTGAAAAGCCCAGCGAACTGGCAGTCATGGGTTCTGAGTTCGAACTGAAACTGTGTACTCTTTTAAACAGCGTACTGCCTGCCCTGGACAGCGGCGATGTCAGTTTATATTACCAGCAGATGGACCATTATCTTAAAAATGCCAGGCTGCTTCGGAATTTAGAAAATGAATACCTGCGGTCGTGGATAGATAAGCTGCTGAACCGCAGGGGGCATTTCATAGTGGACGGCGTAGGACGGTCCGGATTCGTGGCAAAAGCTTTAGGGATGCGTATGACACACCTGGGCCAGCATGTCTACATCAAAGGCGATGCCACCACTCCCAGTTTTGTCAGGGGCGACGTATATATTCCCATCAGCGGAAGCGGCAATACCAGGGAGATCCTGGAAGGGATGTTGAAGGCCCGCAGCAAGGGAGTGGACGTGTTCCCTATTACTGTAAATAAAAGCTCCAGAATGGTTGAACTCCTGGAAGAATGGGGATATGAGGATAATATCATTTTCATACCTGTGGAAGAAGGAGACATGGGCATCTTCCACGACAAGACGCCCAGTAAGATCAGAACTACAAAGTTGAACCAGATGCGTCCATCTATTTCTGAGATCAACTCATATATTTTCACCAATGCCATTATTGCCTCGGCCATTGATTTTTTAGGCGTTGATGAAAAATACATGAAACGAATACACTGGTAG
- a CDS encoding peptidyl-tRNA hydrolase → MTEYKQCIVTRDDLKLSKGKLAVQVAHAAVTASDFADKKERDAWMKDGQKKVVLKTGTLQDLFLLKESARREGLSTALITDAGLTQIPPGTVTVLGIGPAAVEKLDKVVGKLKLV, encoded by the coding sequence ATGACTGAATACAAGCAGTGTATCGTAACCCGTGATGACCTTAAACTCTCAAAGGGCAAACTGGCTGTACAGGTAGCACATGCAGCCGTAACAGCCTCTGATTTTGCTGATAAGAAGGAACGTGATGCCTGGATGAAGGACGGGCAAAAGAAGGTCGTACTTAAGACCGGCACCCTGCAGGACTTATTTCTGTTAAAGGAGTCAGCGCGCAGGGAAGGACTGTCCACTGCTCTTATCACTGATGCCGGGCTTACGCAGATACCTCCCGGGACCGTCACTGTACTGGGTATCGGGCCGGCAGCGGTTGAGAAACTGGATAAAGTGGTGGGTAAGTTGAAACTGGTGTAG
- a CDS encoding glutaredoxin: MAVIQDKDKENIKKKLDKELEGNVKLIMFTQENECQFCADTRGMVEELAGMSPKIEAEIHDFVKDEKLAKSYGVKKIPAIVMLGEKDYGIRFYGIPSGYEFKSFQEDLVDVSRGRTDLSDEVVKKLANVKKPVHIQVLVTSTCPYCSMAVRTAHKLAIENEHIKADMVEMVEFPHLAQKYMAMSVPKIVINEIVDFVGAQPPEHFVEEIMRALRASDNPMYS; the protein is encoded by the coding sequence ATGGCAGTGATACAGGACAAAGATAAGGAGAATATTAAGAAAAAGCTGGATAAAGAGCTTGAGGGTAACGTAAAATTAATAATGTTCACCCAGGAGAACGAATGCCAGTTCTGTGCCGATACCAGGGGCATGGTGGAAGAGTTGGCAGGCATGTCACCAAAGATCGAAGCCGAAATCCATGATTTTGTCAAGGATGAAAAACTGGCAAAGTCCTACGGGGTTAAGAAGATCCCTGCCATTGTGATGCTGGGGGAGAAGGACTACGGTATCAGGTTTTACGGCATCCCGTCGGGTTACGAATTCAAATCGTTCCAGGAAGACCTGGTCGATGTGTCCAGGGGCAGGACAGACCTGTCAGATGAGGTGGTGAAAAAACTTGCAAATGTTAAGAAGCCAGTGCATATACAGGTGCTTGTGACCTCTACCTGCCCTTACTGCTCAATGGCTGTTCGAACAGCCCATAAACTTGCCATTGAGAATGAGCACATAAAAGCAGATATGGTGGAAATGGTAGAGTTTCCCCACCTGGCCCAGAAGTATATGGCCATGAGCGTGCCCAAGATAGTTATCAATGAAATAGTGGATTTCGTGGGTGCCCAGCCACCTGAGCATTTTGTGGAAGAAATTATGAGGGCACTGCGTGCAAGCGACAATCCGATGTATTCATAA
- a CDS encoding methionine adenosyltransferase codes for MEYSLLTSESVTEGHPDKVCDQISDGVLDEIVRQDPTARVACEAFISVGFVIVGGEITTSAHVDVPSIARGILKEIGYTSEIYGFNYKTCGVLNAIGKQSPDIAQGVDVGGAGDQGMMIGYACRETEELMPLPIMQCHRMCQKLAEHRKNKTLSYLGPDGKSQATVEYKMGVPQRVDSVIVSSQHTEEILDSTGERITQDAIDEIIDKVIKDVIDPELLDKDTKYYVNPTGKFVVGGPQSDTGMTGRKIVVDTYGGLVPHGGGAFSGKDSTKVDRSAAYAARYVAKNVVASSVADRCAVSLAYAIGVPEPTAVMVNTFGTGKMKDRDIVGLVRKHFDLTPKSIIETLDLRRPIFRKTAAYGHFGRNDPDFTWERTDVAEDIAKSAGI; via the coding sequence ATGGAATACAGTTTATTGACCTCAGAGTCAGTTACGGAAGGGCATCCGGACAAAGTATGTGACCAGATATCAGACGGCGTGCTGGATGAGATCGTGAGACAGGACCCTACAGCTAGGGTGGCATGTGAGGCATTTATCAGTGTTGGTTTTGTGATAGTGGGCGGCGAGATCACAACCTCGGCTCATGTTGACGTACCGTCAATAGCCCGCGGTATCCTGAAGGAAATCGGTTATACCAGCGAGATATATGGTTTTAATTATAAGACATGCGGAGTGCTGAATGCCATTGGCAAGCAGTCACCTGATATTGCACAGGGTGTGGATGTGGGTGGTGCCGGTGACCAGGGTATGATGATAGGGTATGCCTGCAGGGAGACAGAGGAACTGATGCCCCTGCCCATCATGCAGTGCCACCGGATGTGCCAAAAGCTGGCCGAGCACAGGAAGAACAAGACACTTTCCTACCTTGGCCCGGACGGCAAGTCCCAGGCTACAGTAGAGTATAAGATGGGTGTACCCCAGCGGGTGGACTCGGTTATTGTCAGCTCCCAGCATACCGAGGAGATACTTGACAGCACGGGTGAGCGCATCACCCAGGATGCAATTGACGAGATCATTGATAAGGTGATCAAGGATGTCATTGACCCTGAACTGCTGGATAAGGATACTAAATATTATGTGAACCCGACTGGCAAGTTCGTGGTAGGCGGACCCCAGAGCGATACCGGCATGACAGGTAGGAAGATCGTAGTGGATACTTACGGCGGACTGGTGCCCCACGGCGGCGGAGCTTTCTCAGGCAAGGATTCTACTAAGGTGGACCGCAGTGCTGCCTATGCTGCCAGGTATGTTGCCAAGAATGTGGTCGCATCCAGTGTGGCAGATCGGTGTGCAGTATCTCTTGCCTATGCCATTGGTGTGCCTGAGCCTACTGCTGTTATGGTCAATACTTTTGGGACAGGTAAGATGAAGGATAGAGATATTGTGGGGCTGGTGCGCAAGCATTTCGACCTGACCCCTAAGAGCATTATCGAAACCCTTGACCTGAGGCGTCCAATCTTCAGGAAGACTGCGGCCTACGGGCATTTCGGCAGGAACGACCCGGACTTTACCTGGGAGCGGACCGATGTGGCCGAGGATATTGCAAAGTCGGCCGGGATTTAG
- a CDS encoding type II toxin-antitoxin system HicB family antitoxin translates to MYKYAIEIFYSEEDEGYIATVPELPGCSAFGNTEEESLEEVKIAMELWLKVAQKEGTKIPQPHGKELLKELFEKQHLQTTYGELA, encoded by the coding sequence ATGTATAAGTACGCAATAGAGATTTTTTATAGCGAGGAAGATGAGGGTTATATAGCCACCGTCCCTGAATTACCAGGATGTTCTGCTTTCGGGAATACCGAAGAAGAATCATTAGAAGAAGTTAAAATTGCAATGGAACTCTGGCTTAAAGTAGCTCAAAAAGAAGGTACAAAAATACCACAACCTCATGGAAAAGAACTCCTCAAAGAACTCTTTGAAAAACAACATTTACAGACTACTTATGGAGAACTGGCGTAG
- a CDS encoding type II toxin-antitoxin system HicA family toxin, translated as MHKQKLLEDLKNNPKNIRFEKLCRIAEAFGFQFKGGKGSHRIYLRKDINEMLNFQNVSGKAKPYQVRQLIKIIDKYNLTEEDGSDV; from the coding sequence ATGCATAAACAAAAGTTGCTTGAGGATTTAAAAAATAATCCTAAAAATATTCGATTTGAGAAACTATGCAGGATTGCCGAAGCTTTCGGTTTTCAATTCAAAGGTGGAAAAGGAAGCCATAGAATTTATTTACGAAAGGACATAAATGAAATGCTGAATTTCCAGAATGTATCCGGTAAAGCAAAGCCTTATCAGGTCAGACAATTAATCAAGATTATAGATAAATATAATCTTACTGAAGAAGATGGCAGCGATGTATAA
- a CDS encoding methyl-accepting chemotaxis protein produces the protein MNELDDDLTEFDIEELIPQKERDHMLHGLHRYLTWVGEVVPEEITVDGREIKLRNLVWKLTKKRRLTEKEKKCVSGLILHLDQKEKFDEERLEKAKLTRDQAEQLYDEAAGLVRAIMDLRDLEEGKIKMADFDEIALRDKLEDARRWVKYVKHMKE, from the coding sequence ATGAATGAACTGGATGATGATTTAACAGAGTTTGACATTGAGGAGCTCATACCCCAGAAAGAGCGTGACCATATGCTGCATGGACTTCACAGGTATCTGACATGGGTGGGGGAGGTTGTGCCGGAAGAAATTACTGTTGATGGTCGTGAAATAAAGCTGCGTAATCTGGTATGGAAATTAACCAAAAAAAGAAGATTGACAGAGAAGGAAAAAAAGTGTGTGAGTGGTTTGATCCTCCACCTGGACCAGAAGGAAAAGTTTGATGAGGAGCGCCTTGAGAAGGCAAAACTTACCAGGGACCAGGCTGAACAGCTCTATGATGAGGCGGCCGGATTGGTAAGGGCTATTATGGATCTGCGGGATCTGGAGGAGGGTAAGATTAAGATGGCTGATTTTGATGAGATTGCACTCAGGGACAAGCTGGAAGATGCCAGGCGCTGGGTGAAGTATGTGAAGCACATGAAGGAATAA
- a CDS encoding MBL fold metallo-hydrolase has protein sequence MKVYQINSSPYDANAFLVVTKKPVLVDVGMNASYILDRITEIMEPDEVENIILTHGHYDHWGAVEEVRKRTGASVALHEDDIYLLDDDVSNVSAMFGAHGAGFTPDRLLCGGELIELGDGSSLEVIHTPGHTPGSISLYHARSKILFTGDTVFPGGSFGRTDLTGGSQEQLVESLKLLLGLDVKVMYPGHGDVTDNDVAGQISMSMRLAQTYL, from the coding sequence ATGAAAGTATACCAGATCAACAGTTCACCTTATGATGCCAATGCCTTTTTGGTCGTTACAAAAAAACCTGTACTGGTCGATGTGGGAATGAATGCATCATATATCCTGGACAGGATTACGGAAATAATGGAGCCTGACGAGGTTGAGAACATCATACTTACCCACGGGCATTATGACCACTGGGGTGCAGTGGAGGAAGTAAGGAAGAGGACTGGGGCAAGTGTGGCACTGCATGAGGATGATATTTATCTACTGGATGATGATGTGTCGAACGTGTCTGCAATGTTCGGGGCTCATGGGGCAGGTTTTACACCGGACCGCCTGCTGTGTGGCGGAGAATTGATAGAACTGGGGGACGGCAGCAGCCTGGAAGTGATCCATACTCCCGGCCACACACCAGGTAGCATCAGCCTGTACCATGCCAGATCAAAGATACTGTTCACAGGGGATACTGTATTCCCTGGCGGCAGTTTCGGGCGCACTGACCTGACCGGCGGCAGCCAGGAGCAGCTTGTGGAATCGCTGAAGCTTCTTTTGGGGCTGGATGTTAAGGTTATGTATCCCGGGCATGGGGATGTGACTGATAATGATGTTGCCGGCCAGATAAGTATGTCAATGCGTCTTGCACAGACGTACTTGTGA
- a CDS encoding DNA polymerase elongation subunit: MKFQILDADYTYDDLGNPVIRLYGKNEAGQSICCFVPGFKPYFFLKPDNPGKASELAENIKATFTEHVTDVQLTERYEPVGYFEKPTTMLKLILKDPKGVPAIRDDILDIRGVSGIYETDILFRNRFMIDSGIGGMSWVETDSEPLEEDKFNGINLFEVESQVKIVADTVIPVDIIPNSQLRYMAFDIECLPIDGGMPVPEKAPIIMISCTFEPEFNGSSTTVLLSKKAEGLDSDTESFPDEVEMLERFFKIVREYDPDMFVGYNSNGFDIPYIVDRVKTLEAGRKIKIKSAMGRDGRSVFYRKIGYVTKIYMAGRVAVDVLPILRRDFSLKQYTLKNTARELLDKEKLDVSPADMEEYWNDTGEKFRKFIDYARRDAELAMDLLQQLSLLDRFMALSRVSGTLIQDILDGGQTNMVENILLREYRSHNRVMAPRPDSDLAHQRRVKSEELKGGEVLDPKKGLMEDVVILDYKSLYPTIMMAHNLCYTTEIVGDVPDGDVVVTPSGGKYVSSDVQRGIVPAILEELLNQRIETKLRMKDASGDEARVLDATQHALKILLNSYYGYSGYTRAKLYSLTLANSVTSFGRENILNTKQVVEGQIGSIYIINHQAYRDTELAEKGLDRDTARKVDLSVVYGDTDSVFVKLSPEGISLDDAGAVGRKISGIVSATLPDPMELEFESFSRRSIFIAKKRYAVWVFEPGVDGWSDSIKVKGMETVRRDWCELTSKTLNHVLELVLKEGRVEEAVTYVRQVINSVRNIDIASEPSAINDLVLTRKYTKKTESYRNKQPHVTVVEKMRGRSGFVPSVGDRIPFVITAGNGLFVERAEDPEFVKENNIALDVDYYIKKQILPPVERILRELGVDASVLDYDEKQKGLADFGGGLETGHTGNQAKKSKTKVKKNQARLFDFLKKNGAQYESIPDQQFTL; encoded by the coding sequence GACGTACAGCTAACAGAACGCTACGAACCCGTAGGATATTTTGAAAAACCTACCACCATGCTGAAACTCATCCTCAAGGATCCAAAAGGCGTACCTGCCATAAGGGATGACATCCTGGATATCAGGGGCGTCTCTGGGATATATGAAACCGATATACTGTTCAGGAACCGGTTCATGATCGATTCGGGTATTGGCGGCATGTCCTGGGTCGAGACCGATTCGGAACCGCTGGAAGAGGATAAGTTCAATGGTATCAACCTGTTCGAGGTGGAATCACAGGTTAAGATCGTGGCAGATACTGTTATACCTGTGGATATTATCCCAAATTCCCAGTTGAGATACATGGCATTCGATATCGAATGCCTGCCAATCGACGGCGGCATGCCTGTGCCTGAAAAAGCCCCTATCATCATGATAAGCTGCACATTCGAGCCAGAATTCAATGGCAGCAGTACTACTGTTCTGTTGTCAAAAAAAGCGGAGGGGCTGGACAGTGACACTGAAAGCTTCCCTGATGAAGTGGAAATGCTTGAGCGCTTCTTTAAGATTGTCAGGGAATATGACCCTGACATGTTTGTTGGATACAATTCCAACGGGTTCGATATTCCATATATCGTAGACAGAGTAAAGACCCTGGAGGCTGGGCGCAAGATCAAGATAAAATCGGCAATGGGCCGTGACGGCAGGTCAGTGTTCTACCGCAAGATCGGATATGTGACAAAAATCTATATGGCTGGTCGTGTTGCTGTGGACGTACTACCCATCCTCAGGCGGGATTTCAGCCTGAAACAATATACGCTGAAGAATACTGCCAGGGAACTGCTGGATAAGGAGAAGCTGGATGTCAGTCCGGCAGATATGGAAGAATACTGGAACGATACAGGTGAGAAGTTCAGGAAATTTATAGATTATGCCAGGCGGGATGCTGAACTGGCAATGGACCTTTTGCAGCAGTTAAGCCTGCTGGACAGGTTCATGGCATTATCCAGGGTCAGTGGCACCCTGATCCAGGACATACTGGACGGCGGGCAGACAAATATGGTAGAGAACATCCTGCTCAGGGAGTACCGTTCCCACAACAGGGTCATGGCGCCCAGGCCAGATAGCGACCTGGCCCACCAGCGCCGGGTGAAAAGTGAAGAACTCAAAGGCGGCGAGGTGCTGGATCCAAAAAAGGGCCTGATGGAGGATGTGGTCATACTGGACTATAAGTCGCTCTATCCCACCATCATGATGGCGCACAACCTGTGCTATACCACTGAGATCGTGGGTGATGTGCCTGATGGCGATGTGGTGGTAACCCCTTCGGGCGGCAAGTATGTATCATCAGATGTTCAGCGCGGCATTGTGCCCGCTATACTTGAGGAGTTGCTGAACCAGCGCATCGAGACCAAGCTGAGGATGAAAGATGCTTCAGGCGATGAAGCCCGGGTACTGGATGCCACACAACATGCCCTGAAGATATTGCTGAACAGTTATTACGGTTATTCAGGTTACACGAGGGCAAAACTGTACAGTCTCACGCTGGCCAATTCAGTGACCAGTTTTGGCAGGGAGAACATCCTGAACACCAAGCAAGTTGTGGAAGGGCAGATCGGCAGTATATACATTATTAACCACCAGGCGTATCGGGATACGGAACTGGCAGAGAAAGGACTGGACAGGGATACGGCACGGAAGGTCGACCTGTCAGTGGTGTACGGGGATACTGACAGTGTGTTCGTAAAGTTGTCACCTGAAGGTATATCACTGGATGATGCAGGTGCAGTGGGGCGCAAGATCTCAGGTATCGTATCTGCTACACTGCCTGACCCGATGGAGCTGGAGTTCGAGAGTTTTTCCAGGCGTTCCATTTTCATTGCAAAGAAGCGATATGCGGTCTGGGTATTTGAACCGGGCGTCGATGGATGGTCTGACAGTATCAAGGTGAAGGGTATGGAAACAGTCAGGCGCGACTGGTGTGAGCTTACAAGCAAGACCCTGAACCATGTACTGGAACTGGTGTTAAAGGAAGGCAGGGTCGAAGAGGCTGTTACATATGTCAGGCAGGTCATCAATAGTGTGAGGAATATTGATATTGCATCCGAGCCTTCGGCTATAAATGACCTGGTGCTGACAAGGAAATATACTAAAAAGACTGAAAGTTACCGCAACAAACAGCCCCATGTGACTGTTGTGGAGAAAATGAGGGGGCGCTCAGGTTTTGTGCCATCGGTTGGGGACAGGATACCTTTTGTGATAACAGCTGGCAACGGCCTGTTTGTTGAAAGGGCAGAGGACCCTGAATTTGTGAAGGAGAATAATATTGCCCTTGATGTTGATTATTATATCAAAAAACAGATACTTCCGCCTGTGGAACGTATCCTGAGGGAACTGGGTGTGGATGCATCTGTCCTGGATTATGATGAGAAGCAAAAAGGACTTGCGGATTTCGGGGGCGGCCTGGAAACGGGGCATACTGGCAACCAGGCAAAAAAAAGTAAGACTAAGGTAAAGAAAAACCAGGCCCGGTTATTTGATTTTTTAAAAAAAAATGGAGCACAATATGAAAGTATACCAGATCAACAGTTCACCTTATGA